Proteins encoded within one genomic window of Candidatus Dadabacteria bacterium:
- the clpP gene encoding ATP-dependent Clp endopeptidase proteolytic subunit ClpP yields the protein MITDFIPYVIERTSRGDQGYDIFSRLLKDRIVFIGSDINDAVANVVIAQLLFLESENPETPIYLYINSPGGHVTSGLAIYDTIQYVKPEVSTICIGQAVSMAAVLLASGASGKRYALPHSRVMIHQVLGGVSGQASDIEIHAKEIVRVKEQLNSILEKHTGQTLERIANDTDRDFFMTAQDSIEYGIVDAIITEREEATG from the coding sequence ATGATAACCGATTTCATACCCTACGTTATTGAGCGTACGAGCAGGGGCGATCAGGGCTACGATATTTTCTCAAGGCTCCTTAAGGACAGGATCGTCTTTATAGGTTCCGACATAAATGACGCGGTAGCCAACGTCGTAATCGCCCAGCTCCTTTTTCTTGAATCCGAGAACCCCGAGACGCCTATTTACCTCTACATAAATTCTCCCGGAGGGCATGTTACTTCCGGTCTTGCCATCTACGACACGATACAGTACGTGAAGCCCGAAGTCTCTACCATATGCATCGGGCAGGCGGTCAGCATGGCTGCGGTTCTTCTGGCAAGCGGCGCGTCGGGCAAAAGGTACGCGCTGCCTCACTCGAGGGTGATGATTCACCAGGTGCTCGGAGGTGTTTCCGGGCAGGCAAGCGACATAGAGATACACGCAAAGGAGATCGTCAGGGTGAAAGAGCAGCTCAACTCCATACTTGAAAAGCACACCGGGCAGACTCTTGAGAGGATAGCGAACGATACGGACAGAGACTTTTTCATGACCGCTCAGGATTCTATTGAGTACGGTATAGTGGATGCCATAATTACCGAAAGGGAGGAGGCAACCGGATGA
- the tig gene encoding trigger factor: MKINIEDIDSTRKKIRVSLSPEQVAEKRNSVFRDVMGGVSVKGFRKGKVPRHVVESMYGKEVDQETASNLVSETLSEALAQRSLLPVTRPDITEMGEVKTGEEFAYSAEFEVIPDFELSDYTSIPVKKTVRRVTKEDIDAEVQKLRERSVQSRLVEEDRPAKEGDYVFVDYSGAFEDGETIDDLNRQNVRFLLGEEQAAPEFEENLLGKKAGEETEFSVSYPEDFLIPEAAGKTVSFTVKINEIHDRILPEADDGFAKDFDVEGISELRELIKEQLEHLHEDEQLSSMREQIVDDLLSKNQFDIPPSLLEKEEESLKARFLSDMQRGGVAEPEIGEDVAPKFTEKAAESVRTSIILGRIAQKENVRVTRKQLNDHIDRLAASYNLPPDQVHKAYEQPGTMEHLESQIKTRGVLDLLLEQARIEEVEGEAAQIDKE, translated from the coding sequence ATGAAAATAAATATTGAGGACATTGACAGCACCAGAAAAAAGATAAGGGTTTCCCTCTCTCCAGAACAGGTCGCAGAAAAAAGAAATTCCGTGTTCCGCGACGTTATGGGAGGAGTGAGCGTCAAGGGGTTTAGGAAGGGGAAGGTCCCCCGTCACGTGGTCGAGTCAATGTATGGAAAGGAAGTTGATCAGGAAACCGCATCTAACCTTGTTTCGGAAACCTTGTCCGAAGCCCTTGCGCAACGCTCGCTTCTGCCGGTGACGCGCCCCGACATTACGGAGATGGGTGAGGTAAAGACCGGAGAGGAGTTTGCTTATTCAGCTGAATTCGAGGTGATTCCCGATTTTGAACTTTCCGACTACACCTCAATTCCAGTTAAGAAAACCGTCCGCCGGGTGACCAAGGAGGATATAGACGCCGAGGTGCAGAAACTCAGGGAAAGGTCCGTACAGTCAAGGCTTGTCGAGGAGGACCGTCCCGCAAAGGAAGGCGATTATGTTTTTGTAGACTACAGCGGTGCGTTTGAGGACGGGGAGACCATAGACGATCTTAACAGGCAGAACGTAAGGTTCCTTCTGGGTGAAGAGCAGGCTGCCCCCGAGTTCGAAGAGAACCTGCTTGGGAAAAAAGCGGGCGAGGAGACGGAATTTTCGGTTTCCTACCCGGAAGACTTCCTGATACCCGAGGCCGCCGGGAAAACCGTCAGTTTCACCGTCAAGATAAATGAGATTCACGACAGGATTCTGCCCGAGGCGGATGATGGTTTCGCTAAGGATTTTGACGTTGAGGGCATCTCTGAACTGCGAGAGCTCATAAAGGAGCAGCTTGAGCACCTTCATGAAGACGAACAGCTCTCATCCATGAGGGAACAGATAGTCGACGACCTTCTCTCGAAAAACCAGTTCGACATTCCTCCGTCGCTGCTTGAAAAGGAGGAGGAGAGCCTTAAAGCGAGATTTCTCTCCGACATGCAGAGAGGCGGAGTCGCGGAGCCGGAGATCGGGGAGGACGTGGCGCCGAAATTCACCGAGAAGGCCGCAGAGAGCGTCAGGACATCCATAATTCTCGGTCGCATCGCTCAGAAGGAGAACGTGAGAGTTACCCGCAAACAGCTAAACGACCACATAGACCGCCTCGCCGCTTCATACAATCTTCCCCCGGATCAGGTACACAAGGCTTATGAGCAGCCGGGGACTATGGAGCATCTGGAATCCCAGATCAAAACCCGAGGAGTCTTGGATCTTCTACTGGAGCAGGCCCGGATTGAGGAAGTAGAGGGCGAAGCGGCGCAGATTGACAAGGAATAA
- a CDS encoding DUF2442 domain-containing protein, translating to MSLSQHGSSISAVEVTNISTHGVWLLAHGKELFMSYDDFPWFRDQSIKSIINVEEPSPGHFYWPDIDVDVTEEIIENPEKFPLKAKSK from the coding sequence ATGAGCTTATCGCAGCATGGAAGCAGCATTTCGGCAGTTGAGGTGACAAATATCTCTACTCATGGAGTATGGCTTCTGGCTCACGGAAAAGAGTTGTTTATGTCTTATGATGATTTTCCTTGGTTCAGGGATCAGTCCATAAAATCGATCATCAATGTCGAAGAACCGTCCCCAGGGCACTTCTATTGGCCCGATATTGATGTTGACGTTACGGAAGAAATAATAGAGAATCCTGAAAAATTTCCCCTAAAAGCAAAAAGCAAGTAA
- a CDS encoding DUF4160 domain-containing protein, with translation MSPTVFREKGYRFFFFSREEQRMHVHVVSSEGEAKFWLEPKIELAKNYRYSIHQLREIELLVEVHYDELIAAWKQHFGS, from the coding sequence ATGAGTCCTACGGTGTTCAGAGAAAAGGGGTATCGGTTCTTCTTTTTCTCAAGGGAAGAACAACGAATGCACGTCCATGTAGTATCAAGTGAAGGCGAGGCGAAGTTTTGGCTTGAACCCAAAATTGAGTTAGCAAAAAATTATCGTTATTCTATACACCAACTCAGGGAGATTGAATTACTCGTGGAGGTTCATTACGATGAGCTTATCGCAGCATGGAAGCAGCATTTCGGCAGTTGA